The proteins below are encoded in one region of Citrobacter enshiensis:
- a CDS encoding YiiG family protein, which translates to MKRDLLSTVIGCALLLAGVVGCDDNKTAESAPVSSTASATPVPANPSTSSNVSKNEEKSTDSESIVSEKMHVYIECYNDIDETIYRSIQSYSTWLADLKKGPTGKEEYVYGISKITANLDKCHANISEVAALKPELEPIDKAALPYINSSIDIVNVINKMNKYYEQQDYKDDAFAKGKELHTQFMQAFSAFKSTSDTYSEAIHEINDRRQAQLLKKIEAQEGKSFDYYALSIMLTSKKINQAIQSDKLDTDATMKQVQDLGEQIEQLKSKQGEAKNDSRDRKPQASTFIDAAEKYLLDAKTRVRRIRDNTPLTTGEKMLMENAPQMVDGTFEKVMDSYNQMVTWFNAMGR; encoded by the coding sequence ATGAAAAGGGATTTATTGTCTACAGTAATAGGTTGTGCTTTATTATTGGCAGGAGTTGTCGGATGTGATGATAATAAAACAGCGGAAAGTGCGCCTGTATCTTCGACGGCTTCTGCAACTCCGGTTCCGGCTAACCCATCAACCTCTTCAAATGTCAGTAAAAATGAAGAAAAGAGTACGGATTCAGAAAGCATTGTTAGCGAAAAAATGCATGTTTACATTGAATGTTATAATGATATTGATGAAACTATTTACCGCAGTATTCAATCATACTCCACATGGTTAGCCGATCTAAAAAAGGGACCTACCGGTAAGGAGGAGTATGTCTACGGTATTTCTAAGATTACGGCTAATTTAGATAAGTGCCATGCCAATATATCTGAGGTTGCGGCATTAAAGCCAGAACTGGAGCCTATTGATAAAGCGGCTTTACCCTATATCAATTCATCAATTGATATAGTGAACGTAATAAATAAGATGAATAAATACTACGAGCAGCAAGACTATAAAGATGATGCTTTCGCAAAAGGCAAAGAGTTGCATACTCAGTTTATGCAGGCATTTTCGGCCTTCAAATCCACATCTGACACGTACTCCGAAGCTATCCATGAAATCAATGACAGACGTCAGGCGCAACTGCTTAAAAAGATTGAAGCGCAAGAAGGTAAATCTTTTGACTACTATGCGCTGTCGATCATGTTGACCAGCAAAAAGATTAATCAGGCAATTCAGTCCGATAAGCTGGATACAGATGCTACGATGAAACAGGTGCAGGACCTGGGCGAGCAAATTGAGCAACTGAAATCGAAGCAAGGCGAAGCCAAAAACGACTCACGGGATCGTAAGCCTCAGGCCTCAACGTTTATCGATGCAGCGGAAAAATATCTTCTGGATGCTAAAACGCGTGTCCGCCGCATCCGGGACAATACGCCTCTGACGACGGGGGAGAAGATGTTGATGGAAAATGCCCCGCAAATGGTTGATGGCACTTTTGAGAAGGTTATGGATAGCTATAACCAGATGGTGACGTGGTTTAATGCGATGGGCCGTTAA
- a CDS encoding 6-phosphofructokinase — MKMGIVISGGDVSGINNFIFQVAKLANAEITLFNGGIPGLLEKNHHDVTWRDLVDFSIAAIPIITSGRTIRKLQRSEYEAIAKKIKSLRIDVLIMAGGDGSLQFLNTLSEFDINCFGVGMTIDNDVYGSHYTIGFSTACEQIIKEVSRLRNTGRALPGRVFMVELLGGYCGELTLQSAIKCNADIALIPESQMPLETLAQRVKQKLAVQNSVIILCSEGYTREYSPGFQGAIDTMIKQLEPRIGERIRKTIVGYGLRNGDPTCEEIYQGTIMANEVVRCVQSGMKNKAIIINQSNKPIPIDLVSMKKRLVDTDGHHYKLAKQLNII; from the coding sequence ATGAAAATGGGTATTGTCATTAGTGGTGGAGACGTTTCTGGAATTAATAATTTTATATTCCAGGTGGCTAAACTCGCGAATGCGGAAATTACATTATTCAATGGTGGTATTCCTGGTTTACTGGAGAAAAATCACCATGACGTCACCTGGCGCGATTTGGTTGATTTTTCCATCGCGGCAATACCGATCATTACGTCGGGAAGAACAATCCGTAAATTGCAACGTAGCGAATACGAAGCGATCGCGAAAAAAATAAAGTCGCTGCGTATTGACGTGCTCATTATGGCCGGCGGCGACGGCAGTTTGCAGTTTCTGAATACTCTGAGTGAATTTGATATCAATTGCTTTGGCGTGGGAATGACCATCGATAATGATGTTTATGGCAGCCATTATACGATCGGATTTTCGACCGCCTGCGAACAGATTATTAAGGAGGTTTCGCGTTTACGAAATACGGGCAGAGCGCTTCCTGGGCGCGTTTTTATGGTGGAGTTATTGGGGGGATATTGTGGCGAATTGACACTGCAGTCAGCCATTAAATGCAATGCGGATATCGCCTTGATACCAGAATCCCAGATGCCGCTTGAAACGTTAGCGCAGCGGGTGAAACAGAAACTGGCAGTCCAAAACAGCGTGATTATCCTGTGCTCAGAAGGCTATACCAGGGAATACTCTCCCGGCTTTCAGGGGGCCATTGATACGATGATCAAGCAACTCGAACCGCGCATCGGCGAGCGAATTCGTAAAACGATTGTCGGGTACGGTTTGCGTAATGGCGACCCAACCTGTGAAGAAATTTATCAGGGCACCATTATGGCGAACGAAGTGGTTCGGTGCGTTCAGTCAGGGATGAAAAATAAAGCCATTATTATAAATCAAAGTAATAAACCTATTCCGATTGATTTAGTCAGTATGAAAAAACGTCTGGTCGATACAGACGGACATCATTACAAACTTGCCAAACAACTCAATATTATTTGA
- a CDS encoding PTS sugar transporter subunit IIB, giving the protein MLKILCVCGCGLGSSFAIEMTAKAVLKKLEIPAHIEHTTVSEAGAFKSDMILTQKTFADILTADASEEEIKRVVVLNKLTDKDEIETKIVAFLKERNLKVAHYE; this is encoded by the coding sequence ATGCTGAAAATTCTTTGCGTATGTGGCTGCGGCCTCGGTTCAAGTTTTGCTATTGAAATGACGGCGAAAGCTGTTTTAAAGAAACTGGAAATTCCTGCCCATATTGAACATACCACGGTATCCGAAGCAGGAGCGTTTAAATCCGATATGATTCTGACGCAAAAAACCTTTGCTGACATCTTAACGGCAGATGCCAGTGAGGAAGAAATTAAACGGGTCGTGGTACTGAATAAGCTCACGGATAAAGACGAAATTGAAACCAAGATCGTCGCGTTTTTAAAAGAACGCAATCTAAAGGTAGCCCATTATGAATAG
- the rhaM gene encoding L-rhamnose mutarotase, giving the protein MIRKAFVMQVYADSHEEYQRRHNPIWPELEAVLKAHGAHHYAIYLDKERSLLFATVEIESEERWNAVASTDVCQRWWKHMREVMPTHPDNSPLSAELKEVFYLA; this is encoded by the coding sequence ATGATCCGCAAAGCCTTTGTGATGCAGGTGTATGCCGACTCGCACGAAGAGTATCAGCGTCGTCATAACCCCATCTGGCCGGAACTGGAAGCAGTGCTAAAAGCACACGGCGCGCATCACTACGCGATTTATCTCGATAAAGAACGCAGCCTGCTGTTCGCGACCGTCGAGATTGAGTCAGAGGAGCGCTGGAACGCGGTTGCCAGTACCGACGTCTGCCAGCGTTGGTGGAAACACATGCGTGAAGTGATGCCGACTCACCCGGACAACAGTCCGTTGAGTGCAGAGTTAAAAGAGGTGTTTTACCTGGCGTGA
- a CDS encoding DUF1471 domain-containing protein, with the protein MKSIKIFVAAIALATSFGSFAAQSITATGSTLESAEAKIAAQAEQAGASAYKITQAYTGNRVHMTAELLK; encoded by the coding sequence ATGAAAAGCATCAAAATTTTTGTCGCAGCTATCGCTCTCGCTACGTCTTTCGGCTCTTTTGCCGCACAGTCGATTACTGCGACAGGTTCGACGCTGGAAAGCGCTGAAGCGAAAATTGCCGCTCAGGCTGAACAGGCGGGTGCCAGCGCCTACAAAATCACTCAGGCTTACACCGGTAACCGTGTGCATATGACGGCCGAACTGCTGAAATAA
- a CDS encoding AAA family ATPase, giving the protein MKRHLVPDCKTVILINGIPASGKSTITRQLSEAFSLPLLTIDGIKEPFMARFTDIDRPFNRQLGCAAYEVIWSIIGHSPASVVWLVDAWFGFQSRETLLRLLQQAGVEKVVEVWNHITPELAVTRYAMRLQDRKPGHPGEEYLPELALLAEHAEPMRLGPVFTVDQQQPLDIKPVISWIDAQIRKK; this is encoded by the coding sequence ATGAAACGACATCTCGTGCCGGATTGTAAAACAGTCATCTTAATTAACGGGATCCCCGCTTCAGGTAAAAGCACGATCACCCGGCAGCTATCAGAAGCATTCAGCCTACCGCTGCTGACGATTGATGGTATCAAAGAGCCATTTATGGCGCGCTTTACTGATATCGACCGACCTTTTAATCGCCAGTTAGGCTGTGCGGCCTATGAAGTGATTTGGTCGATTATCGGACACTCTCCGGCAAGCGTCGTCTGGTTAGTGGATGCCTGGTTTGGTTTTCAGTCTCGTGAAACGTTACTGCGACTACTGCAGCAGGCGGGCGTTGAGAAGGTGGTAGAAGTGTGGAATCACATCACGCCCGAACTGGCGGTGACGCGTTACGCCATGCGGTTACAGGATCGTAAGCCGGGTCATCCTGGCGAGGAGTATTTGCCTGAGTTAGCTCTGCTTGCAGAGCACGCCGAACCGATGCGGTTGGGACCCGTGTTTACGGTTGACCAGCAACAACCGCTAGATATTAAGCCGGTAATCTCCTGGATCGATGCACAAATACGGAAAAAGTGA
- a CDS encoding helix-turn-helix domain-containing protein: MTQPISVIAKSLVRERQRTGLSLAEIARRAGIAKSTLSQLEAGNGNPSLETLWSLCVALDIPFARLLEPQVQKTQVLRRGEGTKVVAELAHYQAILLASCPPGARRDIYLLLTQPGADRISHPHSSGSIEHIIVTKGKALVGLTEAAEELNEGDYICYPADQEHIFKALEPDTQAILVAEQN, encoded by the coding sequence ATGACACAACCCATCAGCGTGATTGCCAAAAGCCTGGTGCGTGAGCGTCAACGTACAGGCTTGTCGCTGGCAGAAATCGCCCGGCGGGCAGGGATTGCAAAATCCACGCTTTCGCAACTGGAAGCGGGGAATGGTAATCCTAGCCTGGAAACGCTCTGGTCGCTCTGCGTGGCGCTGGATATTCCTTTTGCACGCTTACTTGAGCCCCAGGTACAAAAAACGCAGGTGCTCCGTCGCGGAGAAGGGACGAAAGTTGTGGCAGAACTGGCGCACTATCAGGCCATTTTGCTGGCAAGTTGTCCGCCCGGCGCACGGCGTGACATCTATCTGCTGTTGACGCAACCCGGTGCGGATCGTATTTCACATCCACATTCATCGGGGTCGATTGAGCACATTATTGTGACGAAGGGAAAAGCGCTGGTCGGTCTGACGGAAGCGGCAGAAGAGTTAAACGAGGGTGATTATATTTGTTACCCCGCCGATCAGGAGCATATTTTCAAAGCGCTGGAACCGGATACCCAGGCGATTCTGGTGGCTGAGCAAAATTAA
- a CDS encoding PTS sugar transporter subunit IIC, producing the protein MNSFVEFIVKDLLGQASILIAFIAMFGLILQKKSPGKTAEGTFKTLLGFLIMMAGINIIVATLTFLNDIFTQGFGMKGYITDVAAIAGLANRELGSEVALTLMVIFAVNIIIARLTPLKYIFLTGQALLWMATIGAVIGYKSGLTGLPLILTGGIFGGVMAVLMPALAQPVVRRITGSDDVALGHFCTIGYLVQAAVAKVVGKGSRSTEDLELPDNFKFLQDTYLAMAVVMVPMYLIPALAAGPEYIAQFSNGINYLMYAFMQSIQFVAGVFVLYSGVRLLLNELVPAFRGIAMRIVPDAKPALDCPVLFPYAPNAVIVGFLATTVGSIIGMLVFPMFGLAMILPGLLTNFFAGGTAGVFGNALGGRRGAMIGGVVHGLFITFLPAILVPMLETYGFTGVTFSDSDVISSGLVLGHAFQNNWLFVALFIVFVAALAWFVNGKSAKPKGENVHESV; encoded by the coding sequence ATGAATAGCTTCGTTGAGTTCATCGTAAAAGATTTGCTCGGTCAGGCATCGATATTAATCGCCTTTATCGCGATGTTCGGGCTGATTTTGCAAAAAAAATCGCCGGGGAAAACCGCTGAAGGAACGTTTAAAACGTTGCTTGGTTTTTTAATCATGATGGCCGGGATCAACATTATTGTCGCCACGCTGACCTTCCTGAACGATATCTTCACCCAGGGGTTTGGCATGAAAGGCTACATTACCGATGTGGCCGCCATCGCCGGGTTAGCCAACCGCGAGTTGGGATCGGAAGTGGCGTTAACATTGATGGTGATTTTTGCCGTCAATATTATTATCGCGCGTCTGACGCCGCTGAAATACATCTTCCTGACCGGACAGGCCTTGCTGTGGATGGCGACCATTGGCGCGGTAATTGGCTATAAATCGGGTCTCACCGGGCTTCCATTGATTTTGACCGGCGGGATTTTTGGTGGCGTGATGGCGGTACTGATGCCTGCGCTGGCGCAACCGGTGGTCAGACGCATCACCGGTTCGGATGATGTGGCATTGGGGCACTTTTGTACCATCGGTTACCTGGTGCAGGCCGCTGTTGCTAAAGTCGTGGGCAAAGGGTCTCGCTCCACGGAAGATCTCGAATTACCCGATAACTTCAAGTTCTTACAGGATACTTACCTCGCGATGGCGGTGGTGATGGTGCCGATGTACCTGATTCCGGCGTTGGCGGCGGGCCCGGAATATATCGCCCAGTTTTCTAACGGCATTAACTACCTGATGTATGCCTTCATGCAGTCCATTCAGTTTGTGGCCGGCGTCTTCGTGCTCTACAGCGGCGTGCGTTTATTGCTGAATGAGCTGGTTCCGGCGTTTCGCGGTATTGCCATGCGTATCGTCCCGGACGCAAAGCCAGCGCTGGATTGCCCGGTTCTATTCCCCTATGCACCCAACGCGGTGATTGTGGGATTCCTGGCTACGACCGTCGGCTCTATCATCGGCATGCTGGTCTTCCCGATGTTTGGTCTGGCGATGATTCTGCCGGGTCTGTTAACCAACTTCTTTGCCGGTGGTACGGCGGGTGTGTTCGGCAATGCGCTGGGCGGCCGTCGCGGGGCCATGATCGGTGGCGTGGTTCATGGTCTGTTTATCACTTTCCTGCCCGCTATTCTGGTGCCGATGCTTGAAACATACGGTTTTACCGGCGTCACGTTCAGCGATTCAGACGTCATCAGCTCTGGCCTCGTATTGGGTCACGCCTTCCAGAATAACTGGCTCTTCGTTGCATTGTTCATTGTTTTTGTTGCCGCACTGGCATGGTTCGTAAACGGTAAATCAGCTAAGCCAAAAGGGGAAAATGTTCATGAGTCTGTATAA
- a CDS encoding PTS sugar transporter subunit IIA, with translation MTIKELLIEADAIQVGVSETDWQKVIQLAASPLVAKGYISAEYGQAVIDNTLSHGAYYVFDEGVAIPHARPECGVKRNCFSLVLLDKPIQFADSEAADIVIMFGAQDSNSHIEEGIRAIVALLDNDERMAKLRAANSREEVVALL, from the coding sequence ATGACGATAAAAGAATTACTTATCGAGGCTGATGCGATTCAGGTTGGAGTATCGGAAACTGACTGGCAGAAAGTGATTCAACTGGCGGCCAGTCCATTGGTCGCTAAAGGGTATATTTCAGCGGAATATGGTCAGGCAGTGATTGATAATACCCTCAGTCACGGGGCGTATTATGTGTTTGATGAAGGCGTAGCCATTCCCCATGCACGGCCAGAGTGCGGGGTGAAGCGTAACTGTTTTAGCCTGGTGTTGCTGGATAAGCCCATTCAGTTTGCCGACAGTGAAGCCGCCGACATTGTCATTATGTTTGGTGCACAGGACAGTAATTCACATATTGAAGAGGGCATTCGCGCTATTGTCGCCTTACTTGATAACGATGAACGTATGGCGAAGCTACGGGCGGCAAATTCCAGAGAAGAGGTGGTCGCGCTGCTATGA
- a CDS encoding class II fructose-bisphosphate aldolase, whose amino-acid sequence MSLYNFNEILKIGQERNFKAIGSFNLHCIEMLPAFFKAAQKTNSPLMIQISTGTAEYLGYRLLVDAVRSLAESENVPTCLHLDHCSDISAIETAMNAGFSSVMYDGSHLGLEENIGNTRIVVEMARPRNITVEGELGAIGGSEDGKAVAAEDICFTTVEDAKRFVDETQVDMLAVSVGTVHGLYTGKAQIQHQRLKEISVATGVPLVLHGGTGVSDDDMRLAVTEGINKVNVGTEMNVQWVDQCKNTFEKGKVNDSVRKFLIPANNAVANVLMEKIALFK is encoded by the coding sequence ATGAGTCTGTATAACTTCAACGAGATTCTTAAAATCGGCCAGGAAAGAAATTTCAAAGCGATTGGATCTTTTAATCTGCACTGTATTGAAATGCTGCCCGCCTTTTTCAAGGCTGCGCAAAAAACGAACAGCCCGTTAATGATTCAGATTTCGACCGGGACGGCTGAATATCTGGGCTATCGCCTGTTGGTGGATGCGGTTCGTTCGCTGGCGGAGAGTGAAAATGTCCCGACCTGTCTGCACCTGGATCACTGCTCTGATATCAGTGCGATCGAGACGGCGATGAACGCCGGATTTTCCTCGGTCATGTATGACGGCTCGCACCTGGGGCTGGAAGAGAATATCGGTAATACCCGCATCGTCGTGGAGATGGCGCGTCCGCGAAATATTACGGTTGAAGGCGAGCTTGGGGCCATCGGCGGGTCAGAGGATGGCAAAGCCGTTGCGGCAGAAGATATCTGCTTTACGACGGTAGAAGATGCCAAACGCTTTGTTGACGAAACGCAGGTTGACATGCTGGCGGTATCCGTTGGCACGGTACACGGCCTGTATACCGGGAAGGCGCAGATTCAGCATCAGCGGCTAAAAGAGATCAGCGTTGCGACCGGCGTTCCGCTGGTGTTACATGGTGGAACGGGCGTGAGCGACGATGATATGCGCCTGGCGGTCACTGAAGGCATTAATAAAGTGAATGTCGGCACGGAAATGAACGTGCAATGGGTCGACCAGTGTAAAAATACGTTTGAGAAAGGCAAAGTGAATGACAGCGTGCGCAAGTTTTTAATTCCTGCCAATAACGCTGTGGCTAATGTATTAATGGAAAAGATCGCTTTATTTAAATAA
- the fucO gene encoding lactaldehyde reductase, with product MSFMLALPKISLHGAGAIGDMVNLVANKQWGKALIVTDGQLVKLGLLDSLFAALDAHQMSYHLFDEVFPNPTEALVQKGYAAYQDANCDYIIAFGGGSPIDTAKAVKILTANPGPSTAYSGVGKVKNAGVPLVAINTTAGTAAEMTSNAVIIDSARQVKEVIIDPNIIPDIAVDDASVMLEIPASVTAATGMDALTHAIEAYVSIGAHPLTDANALEAIRLIALWLPKAVDEGHNLEAREQMAFGQYLAGMAFNSAGLGLVHALAHQPGATHNLPHGVCNAILLPIIENFNRPNAIARFARVAQAMGVDTRNMSDEAASMEAINAIRALSKRVGIPAGFSQLGVTKEDIEGWLDKALADPCAPCNPRTASRDDVRELYLEAL from the coding sequence ATGAGCTTTATGTTGGCACTTCCGAAAATCAGTCTGCATGGCGCAGGGGCAATTGGCGATATGGTTAACCTCGTGGCGAATAAGCAATGGGGTAAAGCGCTGATCGTCACCGATGGTCAACTGGTCAAACTGGGTCTGCTGGATAGTCTGTTTGCCGCACTGGATGCGCATCAAATGTCTTACCATCTGTTCGATGAGGTGTTCCCAAACCCGACCGAAGCGCTGGTGCAAAAAGGCTATGCGGCATACCAGGACGCGAACTGCGATTACATCATCGCGTTTGGCGGCGGCAGTCCGATCGATACCGCCAAAGCGGTGAAAATTCTGACGGCGAACCCTGGCCCATCAACGGCGTATTCCGGCGTCGGAAAAGTGAAAAATGCAGGCGTGCCGCTGGTCGCGATTAATACCACTGCCGGTACCGCAGCAGAAATGACCAGCAACGCGGTGATCATTGATTCTGCGCGTCAGGTCAAAGAGGTCATCATCGACCCGAACATCATTCCGGACATTGCCGTCGATGACGCCAGCGTCATGCTGGAAATCCCGGCGTCCGTCACGGCCGCAACCGGTATGGATGCGCTGACGCATGCGATCGAAGCGTATGTCTCCATTGGCGCGCACCCGCTCACCGACGCCAACGCGCTGGAAGCCATCCGCCTGATCGCCCTATGGCTGCCGAAAGCGGTAGACGAGGGTCATAACCTCGAAGCGCGTGAGCAAATGGCGTTTGGCCAGTATCTGGCGGGCATGGCGTTCAACAGCGCCGGTCTTGGTCTGGTTCACGCGCTAGCACACCAGCCGGGCGCCACCCACAACCTGCCGCACGGCGTCTGCAACGCCATTCTGCTGCCCATCATCGAAAACTTTAACCGCCCAAATGCCATTGCGCGTTTTGCTCGCGTGGCGCAGGCGATGGGTGTCGACACGCGCAATATGAGTGATGAAGCGGCCAGTATGGAAGCGATCAACGCCATTCGTGCATTGAGCAAGCGCGTCGGTATTCCGGCAGGTTTCAGCCAGCTTGGCGTGACCAAAGAGGATATCGAAGGCTGGCTGGACAAAGCCCTGGCCGATCCGTGCGCGCCATGTAACCCGCGTACCGCCAGCCGCGACGACGTCCGCGAGCTGTATCTGGAGGCGTTATGA
- a CDS encoding carbohydrate porin — protein sequence MKKSTLALAIGLLLVANNSIAKTQKMTLEQRLEQLESRLEAAENRAAKAETQLQQLQTQQTSEIREIKAAQGNTPVNGQTTAEETKKNASAPHLLLSGYGDLKIYGDVEFNMDAESNHGLLAMTNANIDHDPTNEKWNINGRILLGFDGMRKLDNGYYAGFSAQPLGDLSGSVNIDDSVFFFGKENDWKVKVGRFEAYDMFPLNQDTFIEHSGNTANDLYDDGSGYIYMMKEGRGRSDAGGNFLVSKQIDNWYFELNTLLEDGTSLYNDDDFHGRTMEQQKNVAYLRPVISWSQGAFSVAAAMESNVVNNAYGYTNGEGKFVDQSDRTGYGLTMTWNGLKTDADNGVVVNLNTAYLDASDEQDFTAGLNALWKRFELGYIYAHNKIDDFEGVVCDDDCWINNEGTYDIHTIHASYQFANVMDMQNFNIYLGLYYSILDSDGDGINGDDSDDRYGARVRFKYYF from the coding sequence ATGAAGAAATCGACGTTAGCGTTAGCCATCGGTTTATTATTAGTGGCAAATAATAGTATTGCTAAAACGCAAAAAATGACGCTGGAGCAACGCCTTGAGCAACTTGAATCCAGGCTGGAGGCCGCAGAAAACCGGGCGGCGAAAGCGGAAACTCAGCTCCAGCAATTACAGACGCAACAGACGAGCGAAATTCGTGAAATTAAAGCCGCGCAGGGAAATACGCCAGTAAATGGTCAAACGACTGCGGAAGAGACCAAAAAGAATGCTTCTGCACCTCATCTGCTGCTTTCCGGTTATGGCGATCTGAAAATCTACGGCGACGTGGAATTCAACATGGATGCGGAAAGTAATCATGGGCTGCTGGCCATGACCAATGCCAATATTGATCACGATCCGACCAACGAAAAGTGGAATATTAATGGCCGAATTTTGCTGGGCTTTGATGGCATGCGTAAGCTGGATAATGGCTATTATGCTGGATTCTCCGCCCAACCGTTGGGTGATCTATCAGGCTCGGTGAATATCGATGACTCGGTCTTCTTCTTTGGTAAAGAGAATGACTGGAAAGTGAAGGTTGGGCGCTTCGAAGCATATGATATGTTCCCACTCAATCAGGATACCTTTATTGAGCATTCGGGTAATACCGCCAACGATCTTTATGACGACGGCAGTGGCTATATCTACATGATGAAAGAGGGCCGTGGACGTTCTGATGCGGGCGGTAACTTCCTGGTCAGTAAACAGATCGATAACTGGTACTTTGAATTAAACACGCTGCTGGAAGACGGTACATCACTTTATAACGATGACGATTTCCATGGTCGCACAATGGAGCAGCAGAAAAACGTTGCCTATTTGCGTCCGGTAATCTCGTGGTCGCAGGGTGCATTCTCGGTTGCTGCGGCGATGGAATCGAACGTGGTCAATAACGCTTACGGCTACACCAACGGTGAAGGCAAGTTTGTCGATCAGTCAGACCGCACCGGTTACGGTCTGACAATGACGTGGAATGGACTCAAAACCGATGCGGATAACGGCGTGGTGGTGAACCTGAATACCGCGTATCTTGACGCCAGCGATGAACAAGATTTTACCGCCGGGCTGAATGCGCTGTGGAAACGCTTTGAGCTAGGTTATATCTATGCACATAACAAGATTGATGATTTTGAAGGGGTCGTGTGTGATGACGACTGCTGGATTAACAATGAAGGCACCTATGACATCCATACTATCCACGCTTCGTATCAGTTCGCCAACGTGATGGATATGCAAAACTTCAATATCTACCTCGGTCTGTATTACTCGATTCTGGATAGCGACGGCGATGGCATAAATGGCGACGACTCAGACGATCGCTATGGTGCCCGCGTTCGCTTTAAATACTATTTCTAA
- a CDS encoding AzlD domain-containing protein → MGNMTLFIIGIAILSAGTYLMRLGGAKLGSRLALSERSQALLSDAATVLLFSVALATTFYESDHFAGMARVLGVAFAVFLAWRKMPLIAVIIAAAVVTALLRLAGIN, encoded by the coding sequence ATGGGCAACATGACGCTGTTTATTATCGGTATCGCCATCCTGTCGGCAGGCACCTATCTGATGCGACTGGGCGGAGCAAAACTCGGGAGTCGCTTAGCCCTTTCAGAGCGTTCTCAGGCATTACTCTCCGACGCGGCCACCGTGTTGCTGTTTTCTGTGGCGTTGGCGACCACCTTTTATGAAAGCGACCATTTTGCCGGAATGGCACGCGTGTTGGGCGTCGCCTTTGCCGTATTTTTAGCCTGGCGCAAAATGCCATTGATTGCGGTCATTATCGCAGCGGCCGTGGTCACGGCATTGCTGAGACTGGCGGGCATAAACTAA
- a CDS encoding AzlC family ABC transporter permease, protein MKHFLSCLKGDTIKAIFLVCLAVGVVGMSYGSLAMAYGFPLWVPFVLSITVLAGASEFMFIGIIASGGNPLAAAAAGLLVNARHIPFGVTVRDLVGTRAASFLGCHIMNDESVVFGLSQKTPEQRKAAYWLCGAGVAILWPLGTLLGAVVGKMLPDPETIGLDAVFPAILLALVVPAFRNRTTLVRACSGATLSLAAVPFAPVGLPVLLSLLGLLTRKK, encoded by the coding sequence ATGAAGCACTTTCTCTCTTGTCTCAAAGGAGACACGATCAAAGCGATATTTTTAGTCTGTCTGGCTGTGGGGGTTGTCGGCATGTCCTACGGCTCGCTGGCGATGGCCTACGGTTTCCCTCTCTGGGTGCCGTTTGTGCTCTCCATCACCGTGCTGGCTGGCGCATCCGAATTTATGTTCATTGGGATCATCGCCAGTGGGGGGAACCCGCTGGCCGCAGCGGCAGCCGGTTTATTGGTGAATGCGAGGCACATCCCGTTTGGCGTCACGGTCCGCGATCTGGTGGGCACACGCGCGGCCAGCTTTCTCGGTTGTCATATTATGAACGATGAAAGCGTCGTCTTTGGCCTGTCGCAAAAAACACCGGAACAGCGTAAAGCGGCCTACTGGCTGTGCGGCGCGGGTGTGGCGATTTTATGGCCGCTGGGCACACTGCTCGGTGCAGTGGTCGGCAAAATGCTGCCAGATCCGGAAACCATCGGGCTGGATGCCGTATTCCCGGCTATTTTACTGGCGCTGGTTGTCCCGGCATTCAGGAATCGTACAACGCTGGTCCGCGCCTGTAGCGGGGCGACACTCTCTCTCGCCGCCGTTCCTTTTGCTCCCGTGGGACTGCCTGTGCTGCTTTCCCTGCTTGGCTTACTGACGAGGAAAAAATAA